GATTGCAGTTAGATTTCCCTCTACCTCATTCCAGGTTTGTGCCATCTCCTCCTCCGTCACTTTGACAGCAATCTTTGCTGATTGCGACCGCGCTTTGTTCCGGCCGAACCAGAGGGGAATGTTAAGTCCCACCTTGACGCCCAGGGCGTCACTCCCAGCAGCCGTAGCAGACTCCGTCACACCCTCTTCACCAATGGCCGTATAATTAATCCCCGCCACCAGATCAGGATAGTTCTGTCGCCGGGCAAGTTCACTTCGAATCGTCGCAACCTCGCGCCTGTTTCCGGCTAACAGATATCCGGGATTATTCAGCCTAGCTGTTTCCAGCCAAGACTCCTTCGAGAGCCGCGAGAAATTCCCCATCAATTCGTCTCCCAAAAGTCGATCCGAAAAGCGACCGTCAAACAACGCCTGCAGTTCGCTGACGACGGTCTCAAGCTGCGACTCAAGGCTATTGATCCTACTTTCGATCATGCTCATCTCGATTTGTAGTTTCAATACGGGATGCTGCGTCGCTCCCATCCCCGTGGAGTACTGTGTCAGAGCGACGGTTCGGGAGGACTGGAGATCGGTCTGGTATTGTCTGAGGATGACAAGTGAATTCTGAATTCGACGATACCGGGCCCGGTTCATGTTCAGGGCGTAGACGGTATTGATCTCAACCGATCTCAATGAGAGGGCCGCCGCTTCCGCCTTCAGAACAGCAATCTTCTTCTCCCGGCTCAATTTTCCCCACAGCGGAATCCGCTGCCCCAGCATGAACTGAGCCTCCATGGGACCGTTTCTCGTTTCGATGGGCGCTGTAAAGAATG
This window of the Candidatus Neomarinimicrobiota bacterium genome carries:
- a CDS encoding TolC family protein, with translation MRKNLTVALLMVLLVGTAAQQETDPVKFVLDVNRAVSAAREAYRAALEEVGTAGVMPDLIVEGTFFTAPIETRNGPMEAQFMLGQRIPLWGKLSREKKIAVLKAEAAALSLRSVEINTVYALNMNRARYRRIQNSLVILRQYQTDLQSSRTVALTQYSTGMGATQHPVLKLQIEMSMIESRINSLESQLETVVSELQALFDGRFSDRLLGDELMGNFSRLSKESWLETARLNNPGYLLAGNRREVATIRSELARRQNYPDLVAGINYTAIGEEGVTESATAAGSDALGVKVGLNIPLWFGRNKARSQSAKIAVKVTEEEMAQTWNEVEGNLTAIIRESEEIQKTYHLFEETLLKESEQMISSAMSAYETGKISFLDLLDSQRMVVNVRLDFEETTAKREIARAKLLKIAGLIRFEEE